From the genome of Cryptococcus neoformans var. neoformans B-3501A chromosome 1, whole genome shotgun sequence, one region includes:
- a CDS encoding hypothetical protein (Similar to gi|45190378|ref|NP_984632.1| AEL229Wp [Eremothecium gossypii], FASTA scores: opt: 829, E(): 9.4e-48, (37.056% identity (65.990% similar) in 394 aa overlap (7-389:34-414)); HMMPfam hit to SIR2, Sir2 family, score: 181.5, E(): 1.7e-51), protein MPPSLALDHLLCSTDHADFSARRQLSDVSIAVAKARRIVTVSGAGISCSSGIPDFRSEGGLYSLVKEKYPDAFFTGKDLFSAGTFANPQSASIFYTFIAELFHCCASAQPTRTHHFIRKLEQKGKLLRSYTQNIDGFERRMGLESGGRGKGLKKKETRNVELHGDLGRVRCVLCFSDFEACDEWVEMFREGEAPDCPACWKRCESRINRSARATSVGRLRPSIVLYDEPHPLGDDIGQLTAYDVSRRPDLLLIMGTSLKVHGLKRLVKDFAKAVHGGKKRGLVVFVNATPPSKEWEGIIDVHIEGETDKWVEKVEEEWRRVKPGDWEVQTTLDSEVVSVVKTGKPKGKTKAATPKGKALAKRDTNRLSPPPRLKASLRSQAIAASSETS, encoded by the exons ATGCCGCCTTCACTCGCCCTCGACCACCTCCTGTGCTCAACTGACCATGCCGATTTCTCGGCGCGACGCCAGCTTTCCGACGTATCTATCGCCGTCGCCAAAGCTAGGAGGATTGTAACTGTCAGCGGGGCGGGGATCAGCTGTTCAAGTGGAATTCCG GATTTCCGTTCTGAAGGCGGACTGTACTCGCTCGTGAAAGAAAAGTACCCCGATGCGTTTTTCACTGGCAAAGACCTCTTTTCAGCGGGGACATTCGCCAATCCTCAGTCGGCTTCTATATTCTATACGTTTATCGCCGAACTATTTCATTGCTGCGCCTCTGCGCAGCCGACGCGAACACATCATTTCATCCGTAAATTAGAGCAGAAGGGGAAGCTGCTGCGTAGCTACACCCAAAATATCGACGGGTTTGAACGTCGAATGGGATTGGAAAGCGGGGGCAGGGGAAAaggattgaagaagaaggagacgaGAAACGTAGAGCTGCATGGCGATCTGGGAAGAGTCAGATGCGTGTTGTGTTTTAGCGACTTTGAAGCGTGCGATGAGTGGGTCGAGATGTTTAGGGAAGGCGAGGCACCAGATTGTCCTGCCTGTTGGAAACGAT GCGAGTCTCGAATCAACAGATCAGCAAGAGCGACATCCGTCGGCAGGCTTCGACCGTCGATTGTGCTATACGACGAACCACATCCACTTGGTGATGATATCGGCCAGTTAACGGCATACGACGTTTCGCGCCGGCCGGATTTGCTCCTGATCATGGGCACTTCCCTCAAAGTGCACGGGCTGAAGCGACTGGTCAAGGATTTCGCGAAAGCCGTACATGGAGGTAAAAAGCGCGGACTGGTTGTATTTGTCAATGCTACACCGCCGAGTAAAGAGTGGGAGGGTATTATTGACGTGCATATCGAGGGCGAGACGGATAAGTGGGTAGAaaaagtcgaagaagaatggaggagggtgaagCCAGGGGACTGGGAGGTACAAACTACGCTGGACAGCGAAGTTGTCTCTGTTGTCAAGACTGGCAAACCCAAAGGCAAAACGAAAGCCGCCACGCCAAAGGGCAAAG CATTGGCCAAGAGAGATACAAACAGGCTGTCGCCCCCGCCACGGCTGAAAGCATCACTGCGTTCACAAGCAATAGCGGCATCTTCTGAAACGTCGTGA
- a CDS encoding hypothetical protein (Similar to gi|46096427|gb|EAK81660.1| hypothetical protein UM01027.1 [Ustilago maydis 521], FASTA scores: opt: 755, E(): 2e-33, (30.029% identity (57.328% similar) in 696 aa overlap (3-673:70-704))): MSSRTRGKRAAVASPQASISAIEPTPRTRRVRRGQPDLEEYEELAHSNVEDDGGEEDAEGEDAEDAEEDDDEEFMTVPEPPKRSRGRPKGSTNKRKAPVEDGDTDLDQGDEDDETRSKRRGRESVSYKEIPIDDKMDGDEDEASTPAAVTTPRRRGRPPKRPVDDDDDDDKNDSSYKKEKIPGGSGRGGFSVKGAAAAAARARWEKVRRERAERGEDDTPKSARRSTGTKKHAVGPPADYKMGATVSIKNEEYTVGDDELIIPDDPKGDTKIDAAGRLLGDREYKLVTFTSVERRNPERIYALTIDAARACGYSDSLAFLRRYPTVLKLSCTAGERVKLIDLGRISGNLKHRQVTMVAMRNVFKVMGAKVIKNGRHVVDDYYEDEAAAKCAENGIEPGSIVQDEEYVPSANVNSERALRSAPGESSRSLAHLSTFYTVGGPTTHFAGNGVDPWTDSGWGNKRSRLRTAGVTEEDWMLRTAEEARAVDEQLRKYREERLKLLEGVDAMRGWVFAAENATEGMMGKSEPTGETADVFRAPVPMESKKSGLSHEVTMEDVEDGEQSTSAEEALENEDADVHQAAVEDKEAVIIEEPGKLTSKYNWGLGKSWQPGAVRAAYEPHTNMPHIPLFTQPTIAFLAQASPYPVLSSSTGTQHLHFVQSTITGSAARGLASVEYVLETDEDSQTQQRLTMVEEAEKWERRMRAKKHVA, from the exons ATGTCATCAAGGACAAGAGGAAAGCGCGCAGCTGTTGCCTCCCCTCAAGCCAGCATTTCAGCCATCGAGCCAACGCCACGGACACGTAGAGTCCGCCGAGGCCAACCAGACTTGGAAGAATACGAGGAGCTCGCACACTCAAATGTCGAAGATGACggcggagaggaagatgcagaGGGTGAAGACGCTGAAGAcgccgaagaagatgacgatgaagagttCATGACCGTTCCCGAGCCTCCGAAGCGCAGCAGAGGGAGACCAAAGGgatcaacaaacaaacGGAAAGCGCCGGTGGAAGACGGGGACACAGATTTGGATCAgggcgatgaagatgacgaaaCAAggtcaaaaagaagagggagagaaagTGTGAGCTATAAGGAGATACCTATAGATGACAAGATGgacggagatgaagatgaagcatCGACTCCCG CCGCAGTTACTACGCCCCGGCGACGCGGTAGACCTCCTAAGCGACCCGtagacgacgatgatgatgacgacaaAAACGATTCCTCGtacaagaaggaaaagattcCGGGTGGCTCTGGTCGAGGAGGCTTCAGTGTCAAGGGTGCTGCAGCCGCTGCTGCTAGGGCCAGATGGGAAAAAGTCCGACGTGAGAGAGCAGAACGAGGGGAGGATGATACTCCCAAATCCGCGAGGAGATCTACCGGGACCAAAAAGCATGCTGTGGGCCCTCCAGCCGATTATAAGA TGGGAGCCACTGTCTCCATCAAAAATGAGGAATACACTGTTGGCGACGATGAGTTAATTATACCGGATGATCCCAAAGGCGACACAAAAATCGACGCTGCTGGTCGTCTTTTAGGCGATCGAGAATACAAACTTGTCACATTTACCTCGGTCGAACGGCGAAACCCCGAACGCATTTATGCGCTTACTATCGATGCCGCTCGAGCATGTGGGTACTCGGATTCCCTGGCGTTCCTCAGGCGTTACCCCACGGTCCTCAAGTTATCGTGTACCGCTGGCGAACGGGTCAAATTGATCGATCTCGGGCGGATATCAGGAAATTTGAAGCACCGACAAGTGACAATGGTCGCCATGCGGAATGTTTTCAAAGTTATGGGTGCTAAAGTTATCAAAA ATGGTAGGCACGTCGTTGACGATTATTATGAGGATGAAGCCGCCGCCAAATGTGCAGAGAACGGCATTGAACCTGGATCCATCGTACAAGACGAGGAGTATGTCCCATCCGCCAATGTGAACAGCGAACGTGCCCTTCGTTCTGCCCCTGGTGAATCTTCCCGCTCTCTTGCCCATTTGTCGACATTCTACACCGTTGGTGGCCCTACAACGCATTTTGCAGGAAATGGCGTGGATCCATGGACTGACAGTGGATGGGGTAACAAGAGGAGCAGGCTTAGAACAGCGGGTGTgacagaggaagattgGATGTTGAGAACAGCGGAAGAGGCGAGAGCTGTGGACGAACAGCTAAGAAAATATAGGGAGGAGAGGTTGAAGCTGCTGGAAGGCGTGGACGCCATGAGAGGATGGGTATTCGCTGCTGAGAATGCGACAGAGGGAATGATGGGCAAATCAGAACCAACTGGAGAGACAGCAGACGTGTTTAGAGCACCTGTCCCCATggagagcaagaagagtgGTTTATCACACGAAGTAACAATGGAAGATGTAGAAGACGGTGAACAAAGTACTTCGGCAGAGGAGGCCCTCGAAAATGAGGACGCCGACGTTCACCAAGCTGCCGttgaagacaaagaagcAGTCATCATCGAAGAGCCAGGGAAATTGACCAGCAAGTATAATTGGGGTTTGGGCAAGAGCTGGCAACCAGGTGCAGTTCGAGCTGCTTATGAA CCTCACACAAACATGCCCCATATACCCTTGTTCACTCAACCAACCATCGCTTTCCTTGCTCAAGCCAGTCCCTATCCCgttctttcatcatcaactgGCACACAGCACCTCCACTTTGTTCAATCCACAATCACTGGATCTGCTGCCCGCGGTCTAGCCAGCGTAGAATACGTATTGGAAACGGATGAAGACAGCCAAACGCAACAACGATTAACAATGgtagaagaagcagagaaaTGGGAACGGAGAATGCGTGCAAAAAAGCATGTAGCTTAG
- a CDS encoding hypothetical protein (Match to ESTs gb|CF184670.1|CF184670, gb|CF184250.1|CF184250, gb|CF183486.1|CF183486) — MSVSPHKSGTFSPVSEGVEAYVLLTIDHANVKQVFEGEEMDLAKGQLSVQCVSLPIPPEIGHQTANPFAPSPSDPPVPTQDFWLVLHVGATFELVATPGQMFKPYVQGDKITYEMTSKDIPGASLLFSTPYPTSGSDLESLQSLESLLHQYGCLAPETTALSGISTARNTGQPSQTAPDELRGKLVLVNEDNGEIIGEMDQQLELQEDSKIAQESKLNPVVLDFEQFREGQEALRVKVKTIPEKDLDDWLLRGANSLSHGILSFGEWTSRQMLSGADLYIKNTTPRTEPVQFGPQTKEGFLKVHSASVKTATVTKSTLNRLHGVSRRYLGSERKTYTHGFQPAKDAYQRYNRSTPPLPPRPSQNSMDKPNIPPSRPIGDSKATDLTSSLPPDAPGALSEGKAIDYPSHSQSLIAEKETLNPPSYETSQQKEAQQQSTSMVAAGDQPKKKQGLLSRVVLASEVVLTSLEATAHDVLNSGTVAASSAAGHKFGKDAGELTALIGGSVKNVAVVYIDVAGTGRKAILKSTAKGIIKTRLQSGETVELQAEGQGNGMKAGEAESKNGDIVVGMAELGTQTSGTLTPSKK; from the exons ATGTCAGTCTCGCCACACAAAAGCGGTACATTTTCGCCAGTGTCGGAAGGGGTGGAGGCATATGTCCTTTTAACCATAGATCATGCAAACGTCAAACAG GTTtttgagggagaagaaatggacTTGGCGAAAGGACAGCTCAG TGTCCAATGTGTATCTCTTCCTATTCCACCAGAAATTGGCCACCAGACCGCCAATCCATTCGCACCGTCTCCTTCTGATCCTCCTGTACCAACTCAAGATTTCTGGCTCGTTCTTCATGTTGGAGCCACATTTGAGCTTGTCGCCACCCCAGGACAGATGTTCAAGCCCTATGTTCAAGGAGATAAAATTACCTACGAAATGACTTCCAAAGACATTCCGGGTGCTTCACTTCTTTTCAGTACCCCCTACCCGACGTCTGGGTCAGATTTAGAAAGCCTACAGTCGTTGGAGTCATTGCTACATCAATATGGATGTCTTGCTCCGGAGACTACGGCCTTGAGTGGGATTTCTACTGCACGAAACACAGGTCAGCCATCTCAAACTGCCCCTGACGAGCTTCGCGGGAAGCTTGTACTTGTCAACGAGGACAATGGAGAAATCATAGGAGAAATGGATCAGCAATTGGAACTCCAGGAAGATTCAAAAATCGCGCAAGAATCGAAGCTTAACCCCGTTGTACTCGATTTCGAGCAATTccgagaaggccaagaagcaTTGAGAGTAAAAGTGAAAACGATCCCGGAGAAGGATTTGGACGATTGGCTGTTGAGAGGCGCCAATTCGTTAAG CCATGGAATTTTGTCATTTGGGGAATGGACGTCTCGGCAAATGCTGTCTGGGGCCGATCTCTATATCAAAAACACTACCCCTCGAACTGAGCCTGTACAATTTGGACCTCAAACAAAAGAGGGATTCTTGAAGGTTCACAGTGCCTCTGTCAAAACAGCCACTGTGACTAAATCGACTTTGAACAGACTTCATGGAGTGAGCCGCAGATATCTTGGAAGTGAACGT AAAACTTATACGCATGGATTCCAGCCAGCCAAAGATGCCTATCAGCGATACAATCGAAGTacccctcctcttcctcctcgaccCAGTCAAAACAGCATGGATAAGCCAAACATCCCTCCCAGCCGTCCCATAGGGGATTCGAAAGCAACAGATCTGACAAGCTCGCTACCTCCAGATGCGCCAGGCGCTCTAAGTGAGGGCAAGGCCATTGACTATCCTAGCCATTCCCAGTCATTGATCGCTGAAAAGGAGACCTTGAATCCACCTTCATATGAGACTTCACAGCAAAAGGAGgctcagcagcagtcaACCAGCATGGTTGCAGCAGGTGATCAgccaaagaaaaaacaaGGATTGCTCAGCAGGGTGGTTTTGGCAAGCGAAGTGGTACTCACATCTCTAGAGGCCACTGCCCATGATGTGTTAAACAGCGGCACTGTTGCAGCGTCTTCAGCGGCCGGCCACAAGTTTGGAAAGGATGCAGGCGAACTGACTGCATTGATCGGAGGATCGGTCAAGAACGTTGCGGTCGTGTATATTGACGTGGCGGGGACGGGTCGAAAGGCTATACTCAAGTCTACAGCCAAAGGAATAATCAAAACCAGATTGCAATCTGGCGAGACGGTTGAACTCCAGGCAGAAGGGCAAGGCAATGGAATGAAAGCCGGTGAAGCGGAAAGCAAAAACGGTGACATTGTTGTTGGTATGGCAGAGCTTGGGACCCAGACTTCAGGTACTTTAACACCTTCCAAAAAATAG
- a CDS encoding hypothetical protein (Similar to gi|20975611|emb|CAD31110.1| cellulase [Filobasidiella neoformans], FASTA scores: opt: 784, E(): 3.1e-40, (33.810% identity (62.143% similar) in 420 aa overlap (31-430:34-430))), which produces MWTNVLSVFIFATFFARSTRALSSWYTEPGGTPTGSVDGDKVRGVNLGGWFILENWMMPSFFEESIVRDTYLNDEWSFCLVLGQDECLARLQQHWDTYITEDDFKRFANYSLNTVRIPMGYWAWTTPEDYEPYIQGQLPYLERALNWSSWYGLDVMMDLHGLPGGANGQDNQGYKGPIEFQLNSTNMDRAMEALANMTQYVTAEKFDGVVKAIELTNEPYILEYSSRGMDFYTLADFYVKGYQVVRANENIIDGANEVMVVIHDAFQPLLNWKYFWGEESLGLNWTNYALDTHIYDAFGGADQKSYQEHLDTICALSASIAEAQQYFPVIVGEFALGVNTYCVDYQSCWGLTMDEVIANFTSTYEASLFLRQFWEVQSDVYELGAGWIFWSVHHELAGPWSWTQSAAQNWIPMDPSEKIWPFDSDASSYCLDTFNPLEGDQNLPYFPLYANNYTNIDISSVKPVRLNVNPASNSTVASATSSSTTSSSQSSTASPSSSSSESGSFYTAPLPSSLVLLLMVVAVSHL; this is translated from the exons ATGTGGACCAATGTTCTGTCGGTTTTCATCTTCGCAACCTTCTTTGCGCGCTCGACACGCGCCCTTTCATCATGGTACACAGAGCCAGGTGGCACACCTACGGGTTCGGTAGACGGCGATAAGGTGCGAGGAGTCAATTTGGGTGGATGGTTCATCTTGGAGAATTGGATGATGCCCAGTTTTTTTGAGGAATCAATTGTCAGAGATACGTATCTCAATGACGAA TGGTCTTTCTGTCTAGTTCTGGGACAGGATGAGTGCCTTGCAAGACTACAGCAACATTGGGATACTTACATCACTGAGGATGACTTCAAGAGATTCGCAAACTATTCTCTCAACACAGTGCGGATACCCATGGGATACTGGGCATGGACAACACCAGAGGATTACGAGCC TTATATTCAAGGACAGCTCCCCTATCTTGAAAGAGCTCTGAACTGGTCCAGCTGGTACGGTTTAGACGTCATGATGGATCTCCATGGCCTTCCTGGGGGAGCGAACGGCCAAGACAACCAAGGATACAAGGGACCGATAGAGTTTCAGCTGAACAGCACGAACATGGATAGAGCCATGGAAGCACTCGCAAACATGACACAGTATGTGACAGCAGAAAAATTCGACGGTGTCGTTAAAGCCATCGAACTAACGAATGAG CCTTACATCTTAGAATACAGCTCACGCGGAATGGACTTTTATACTTTGGCCGACTTCTACGTGAAAGGCTACCAGGTCGTCCGAGCAAACGAAAACATCATTGACGGAGCCAATGAAGTAATGGTCGTCATTCATGACGCTTTCCAACCACTCTTGAACTGGAAGTATTTttggggagaagaaagtcTGGGCTTGAACTGGACTAACTATGCGCTTGATACCC ATATTTATGATGCCTTTGGTGGCGCCGATCAAAAGTCATACCAAGAGCACTTGGACACAATATGTGCCCTATCGGCCTCTATCGCTGAAGCCCAGCAGTATTTCCCCGTCATTGTTGGAGAATTTGCTCT GGGCGTCAACACGTATTGTGTGGATTATCAGTCTTGTTGGGGCCTTACCATGGACGAGGTCATCGCCAATTTTACCTCTACATACGAGGCATCTCTCTTTCTGCGCCAATTCTGGGAGGTTCAGTCAGATGTGTATGAGCTTGGAGCTGGATGGATATTCTGGTCAGTTCACCATGAGCTTGCTGGACCATGGAGTTGGACACAGTCGGCTGCTCAAAATTGGATTCCAATGGATCCTTCTGAAAAAAT CTGGCCCTTCGATTCTGATGCCTCGTCCTACTGTCTGGACACCTTTAACCCCTTAGAAGGTGACCAAAATCTCCCTTACTTCCCTTTGTACGCCAACAATTACACCAATATCGACATTTCCTCAGTTAAGCCTGTGAGACTGAACGTCAACCCCGCTTCCAACTCCACAGTAGCCTCTGCCACTTCGTCTTCTACCACTTCTAGTTCACAATCCTCGACAGCCAGTCCGTCTAGTTCTTCGTCAGAAAGCGGTAGTTTTTATACAGCTCCTCTACCGTCCTCTTTGGTTTTGCTGCTTATGGTGGTTGCTGTCAGCCACCTATGA
- a CDS encoding hypothetical protein (Similar to gi|45190900|ref|NP_985154.1| AER297Cp [Eremothecium gossypii], FASTA scores: opt: 1337, E(): 3.2e-67, (48.826% identity (75.822% similar) in 426 aa overlap (372-786:23-443)); HMMPfam hit to Acetyltransf_1, Acetyltransferase (GNAT) family, score: 46.6, E(): 7.1e-11; HMMPfam hit to Bromodomain, Bromodomain, score: 114.7, E(): 2.2e-31), translating to MAPKQRRATNSKAKATPTSVTSPPDQSSPVRSRGGSSSLSPIRSPQENSDLEDNNERHPGTNGSGLKAEDEGSTDLLDRDGDLEEVHACPDSITFRYPSSVPDFTILSPREKAFKVARFLHCTAPSCACTGLEPPAGRTIRITKHDSSNEDEDDEDEDDDVSMEDSENPLDFEDKKDEWRTKEGWWRICGKCGHGWESGGHVWADDVPPKERTRRGKVVGRIEEILEDENKLVEFPTPQPESISSLLKQLHEFVPPPAGKTTISALPPPVDLSTPDDDTQEDNSDGERPRKRRRQASESTHSDIEGEQHRGQGKKKQGKGPAKGAKPRVPRTVVRGAHGFIPMATDPDGNQHVEGHLPISAGGTGADETFEEEEEEEEELSTAKRPELDETERRRRTEIKVKEKEREEELVSRLAAGVNPEDAGGAVEIWEGIELQKLPLRPAAIEQANREIMLPVVSSRNPTPVATILLVGLKNVFQRQLPKMPREYITRLVLDKNHISMAIVKRGYRVVGGICYRPFEARGFAEIVFCAVDSSEQIKGYGSHLMNSLKDHVRKAHPTINVFLTYADNYAVGYFKKQGFTKEISYPRERWVGYIKDYEGGTIMQGRMLPKVKYMEVHQMLADQKAAIIAKIKTLTKSHIIHPGLQIFKERQPDEEIKLTKEQVPGLAESGWNPDLDDIVRQPKRNPYHVLLQHVLNDLQNEPSAWPFVKPVDSSVVADYYDVIKDPMDLSTMEYKLENNHYESIEGFVADVKLMCANCRQYNGEKSTYTKQANLLEKALDRILKKRKSVLAD from the exons ATGGCGCCAAAACAGCGTCGTGCAACCAACTCCAAAGCCAAAGCGACACCGACATCTGTCACCTCTCCGCCCGATCAATCATCACCAGTACGCTCAAGAGGCGGGTcatcatccctctccccgATCAGGTCACCGCAAGAAAACTCCGACTTGGAGGACAACAACGAGCGGCATCCAGGGACCAACGGATCTGGATTGAAGGCCGAAGACGAAGGGTCGACAGATTTACTTGATAGAGATGGCGATTTGGAAGAAGTTCATGCCTGCCCGGACAGTATTACATTTCGTTATCCTTCGTCGGTTCCCGATTTTACCATCCTCAGTCCACGTGAAAAAGCTTTCAAAGTAGCGAGGTTCTTACATTGTACAGCCCCTAGTTGTGCCTGCACTGGCCTTGAACCTCCTGCCGGCAGAACGATCCGAATAACCAAACATGATTCCAGCAAtgaggacgaagacgatgaggacgaggatgacgatgtATCTATGGAGGACTCTGAAAATCCATTGGATTTTGAAGATAAGAAAGATGAATGGAGGACGAAAgaagggtggtggagaatATGCGGAAAGTGTGGACACGGTTGGGAGAGTGGGGGGCATGTCTGGGCTGATGATGTCCCTCCGAAagaaaggacaagaagaggcaaggtTGTTGGGAGGATAGAGGAAATACTCGAA GATGAAAACAAGCTCGTTGAATTCCCCACTCCTCAACCCGAatccatttcttccctgTTGAAACAATTGCACGAATTTGTACCCCCGCCTGCCGGGAAAACGACCatttctgctcttcctcctcctgttGATCTTTCTACccctgatgatgatacgCAAGAAGATAATAGTGACGGCGAACGACCGCGAAAGCGCCGACGGCAAGCAAGCGAATCTACTCACTCTGATATCGAAGGAGAACAGCACCGAGGTcaggggaaaaagaaacaagGAAAGGGCCCTGCGAAAGGCGCTAAACCGAGGGTACCCCGTACTGTCGTCCGAGGGGCGCATGGTTTTATTCCTATGGCGACGGACCCCGACGGCAATCAGCATGTTGAAGGACACCTCCCCATTAGTGCCGGAGGTACAGGGGCTGATGAAAcctttgaagaggaggaggaggaagaggaggagctgTCAACAGCTAAACGGCCAGAGCTGGATGAGAccgagagaagaaggagaacaGAGATTAAAgtcaaggaaaaagaaagggaagaagagctaGTCAGCAGGTTGGCTGCTGGTGTCAATCCGGAGGATGCAGGAGGGGCAGTCGAAATTTGGGAAGGGATTGAGCTG CAAaagcttcctcttcggccGGCCGCGATTGAACAAGCAAATCGAGAAATCATGCTACCCGTCGTGTCCTCCCGCAACCCAACCCCGGTCGCCACCATTCTACTGGTTGGCCTCAAGAATGTCTTCCAACGTCAACTTCCAAAGATGCCTAGAGAATACATTACCCGCCTAGTATTGGACAAAAATCATATCAGTATGGCGATCGTTAAACGAGGGTACCGGGTAGTAGGTGGAATCTGCTACAGGCCCTTTGAGGCTCGAGGGTTTGCGGAGATTGTTTTTTGTGCCGTAGACAGTTCCGAACAAATCAAG GGTTACGGGTCACATCTGATGAATTCGCTCAAAGACCACGTCCGAAAAGCACACCCAACTATCAATGTCTTCCTGACTTATGCAGATAATTATGCTGTGGGATATTTTAAGAAGCAGGGTTTCACCAAAGAAATTAGCTATCCGCGTGAGCGCTGGGTCGGTTACATCAAAGATTACGAAGGTGGGACCATCATGCAGGGGCGAATGCTGCCAAAAGTCAAGTATATGGAGGTCCATCAAATGTTAGCGGACCAAAAGGCT GCCATAATCGCTAAGATCAAAACCTTGACCAAATCCCATATCATTCACCCGGGTTTACAAATTTTCAAGGAACGTCAACCTGATGAAGAAATCAAACTCACGAAGGAGCAAGTTCCTGGATTAG CTGAAAGTGGATGGAATCCCGATCTTGATGATAT CGTTCGCCAACCAAAGCGAAATCCATACCATGTTCTCCTTCAACATGTTCTGAATGATCTGCAGAATGAGCCTTCTGCATGGCCTTTTGTGAAGCCTGTGGACTCAAGTGTAGTGGCGGACTACTATGATGTAATCAAGGACCCTATGG ACCTGTCCACCATGGAATACAAATTAGAGAACAACCATTACGAGTCTATTGAAGGCTTCGTTGCCGACGTGAAGCTCATGTGTGCAAATTGCCGACAGTATAATGGCGAAAAGAGCACCTACACCAAACAAGCAAACTTGTTGGAAAAAGCTCTAGATAGAATCTTGAAAAAACGGAAATCAGTTCTGGCTGACTGA
- a CDS encoding hypothetical protein (Similar to gi|32405550|ref|XP_323388.1| hypothetical protein [Neurospora crassa], FASTA scores: opt: 903, E(): 1.5e-50, (43.380% identity (70.986% similar) in 355 aa overlap (8-349:4-352)); HMMPfam hit to Inositol_P, Inositol monophosphatase family, score: 134.1, E(): 3.2e-37), which produces MASQLPFTRLVQETQIGILSVLRACYLTKNVQDTLVTKDTLLKSDKSPVTVADLSAQSLISLHLLAHFQDPIIGEEDTSELRVNEPLRQRVVGLVNGGFEKEEGWGKDKTFSEDEILSAIDAGSAKGGNKGRFWTIVFDGTSGFIRHQQYAVCLALIVDGVVELGVIGCPNLGPEPAKIGEEIIPNGKGVLMVAVRGQGSWSRPLDSATYTKLNLPPTPPASNPLTFLESVESGHSAHSIQARIGALLDVQRPSLRMDSQAKYTCLSRGEGGVYLRIPTKYVGGKIYEERIWDHAPGALLIHESGGICTDMWGKELNFGVGRTLKENDGIVAAGKDIHPKAVEAVKKAIEEAQVENK; this is translated from the exons CACAAAGAACGTCCAAGACACCCTCGTCACAAAGGACACTCTTCTCAAATCAGACAAGTCTCCAGTGACAGTTGCCGACCTTTCTGCCCAGTCGctcatctccctccacctcctcgctcACTTTCAAGATCCAATCATTGGCGAGGAAGACACGAGTGAGCTGAGAGTGAACGAGCCGTTGAGACAAAGGGTGGTCGGCCTTGTCAATGGAGggtttgagaaggaggagggatgggGCAAAGATAAAACTTTTTCAGAGGACGA AATCCTGAGTGCTATCGACGCCGGTTCTGCTAAAGGCGGTAACAAGGGTAGATTCTGGACCATTGTAT TCGACGGGACGTCTGGCTTCATTCGTCATCAACAATACGCTGTATGCCTTGCACTCATTGTTGATGGCGTTGTCGAACTCGGAGTCATCGGGTGCCCTAACCTTGGCCCTGAGCCCGCCAAGATTGGTGAGGAAATCATTCCTAATGGCAAGGGTGTCCTCATGGTAGCTGTGAGGGGTCAAGGCAGCTGGTCT CGCCCTCTCGATTCTGCCACCTATACCAAGCTGAATCTTCCCCCTACTCCCCCTGCCTCCAACCCCCTCACCTTTCTCGAGTCCGTCGAGTCTGGCCACTCTGCGCATTCTATCCAGGCTCGAATTGGCGCCCTACTCGACGTTCAACGTCCCTCCCTCCGTATGGATTCTCAGGCGAAATATACCTGTCTCTCTCGAGGTGAAGGCGGTGTCTATCTTCGTATCCCTACAAAATATGTTGGAGGTAAGATCTACGAAGAGCGGATCTGGGATCATGCCCCTGGAGCCTTGTTGATTCACGAGAGTGGTGGTATCTGTACAGACATGTGGGGCAAGGAGCTCAACTTTGGTGTGGGAAGGACTCTCAAGGAGAATGACGGCATCGTCGCCGCCGGTAAAGATATTCATCCCAAGGCCGTCGAAGCGGTCAAAAAGGCGATTGAAGAGGCGCAGGTTGAAAACAAGTGA